A portion of the Thermoplasmata archaeon genome contains these proteins:
- a CDS encoding exosome complex exonuclease Rrp41, which translates to MSGHTDMVLVDENGLRIDGRTAEQHRPFKIEAGVLNNADGSAYVEIGKNKVLAAVYGPRECHPRHLQDPTKAIVQCKYNMQSFSVSDRKRPGPDRRSIEISKIISEALEKVVLTELYPRASIDVYIEILQANAGTRCAGLTAASVALADAGIPMRDIVPALACGKADGHVLLDLNKEEDNYGQADVPIAIIPSTDEIVLLQMDGNMTREEFDYGIKMAVAGCHELHELQKDALKRRYDRKAQEGSE; encoded by the coding sequence ATGAGCGGACACACAGATATGGTATTGGTTGACGAGAACGGCCTCAGGATCGACGGCAGGACCGCCGAGCAGCACAGGCCCTTCAAGATTGAGGCAGGAGTCCTCAACAACGCGGACGGATCCGCATACGTAGAGATCGGAAAGAACAAGGTCCTGGCAGCAGTCTACGGACCCAGGGAGTGCCACCCCAGGCACCTTCAGGACCCCACAAAGGCCATCGTGCAGTGCAAGTACAACATGCAGTCCTTCTCTGTCAGCGACAGGAAGAGGCCCGGACCGGACAGAAGGTCCATCGAGATCTCCAAGATCATCTCCGAGGCTCTGGAGAAGGTCGTCCTGACCGAACTCTACCCCCGTGCATCCATCGATGTCTACATCGAGATCCTCCAGGCGAACGCCGGAACCAGGTGCGCTGGACTCACAGCGGCCTCCGTCGCACTCGCTGATGCAGGAATCCCCATGAGGGACATCGTCCCCGCACTCGCATGCGGAAAGGCCGACGGACACGTCCTCCTTGACCTGAACAAGGAAGAGGACAACTACGGACAGGCCGACGTCCCCATCGCCATCATCCCCTCCACCGACGAGATCGTACTTCTCCAGATGGACGGAAACATGACCCGCGAGGAGTTCGACTACGGAATCAAGATGGCCGTCGCAGGCTGTCACGAGCTCCACGAGCTCCAGAAGGATGCGCTCAAGAGGCGCTACGACAGGAAGGCACAGGAGGGATCCGAATGA
- a CDS encoding 50S ribosomal protein L37ae has protein sequence MSKRTEKAGSSGRFGARYGVIVRNRIKTIEAHQKGKHECPVCHHMAVKRVSSGIWYCKHCDTKFAATAYSPDTKKELSKVSEQ, from the coding sequence ATGTCAAAGAGAACAGAGAAAGCAGGAAGTTCCGGAAGGTTCGGAGCAAGGTACGGAGTTATCGTCCGCAACAGGATCAAGACAATCGAGGCCCACCAGAAGGGGAAGCACGAGTGCCCCGTCTGCCACCACATGGCAGTGAAGAGGGTCAGCTCCGGTATCTGGTACTGCAAGCACTGCGACACCAAGTTCGCAGCAACCGCTTACAGCCCCGACACCAAGAAGGAACTGTCCAAGGTTTCAGAGCAGTGA
- a CDS encoding prefoldin subunit beta, producing MNGISPQLQNQITQFQQVQQQLQAVTSQKMQMDANRRELVKTKEELDKSTGTVFKTSGAFMIKVEDLDSLKADLDESIETMEVRIGSLERQENSLKEKYTSLQETINKAMGNAQEE from the coding sequence ATGAACGGAATCAGCCCACAGCTCCAGAACCAGATAACCCAGTTCCAGCAGGTCCAGCAGCAGCTCCAGGCCGTCACATCCCAGAAGATGCAGATGGACGCCAACAGGCGCGAGCTCGTCAAGACCAAGGAGGAATTGGACAAGTCCACCGGAACCGTCTTCAAGACCTCCGGTGCCTTCATGATCAAGGTCGAAGACCTGGATTCCCTCAAGGCCGACCTCGACGAATCCATCGAGACGATGGAAGTCAGGATTGGTAGCCTCGAGCGTCAGGAGAACTCCCTCAAGGAGAAGTACACCTCGCTCCAGGAGACAATCAACAAGGCCATGGGAAACGCTCAGGAAGAGTGA
- a CDS encoding DNA-directed RNA polymerase subunit P: MSTEEYRCAKCNEPHSINSLGLQCEKCGYKIFLKDRPVDKKVYKSD; this comes from the coding sequence ATGAGCACGGAAGAATACAGATGTGCAAAGTGTAACGAGCCCCACAGCATCAACTCACTCGGACTCCAGTGCGAGAAGTGCGGATACAAGATCTTCCTGAAGGACAGACCCGTCGACAAGAAGGTCTACAAGTCCGACTGA
- a CDS encoding exosome complex protein Rrp42, with translation MSEIKRDHMMKLIAEGKRLDGRSVTDVRDIQVVTNVIESADGSAIIKMGKTEVIAGVKIIPGTPFPDTPNIGVLTTGAELIPMAHPTFESGPPGEDAIELARVVDRGIRESGMVDVEALCIVPGEEVWMCFVDIYALDYDGNLFDAANLAAVCALKSATIPGEQYGKGENKPLPITCTPISITEVKIGNTLIVDPNFDEEQISTARLTVTTDDVGNFRAMQKGGRGSITLDELSLCLDRAVEKGAEIRKIIG, from the coding sequence ATGTCAGAGATCAAGCGCGACCACATGATGAAGCTCATCGCCGAGGGAAAGAGGCTCGACGGCCGTTCCGTCACCGACGTCCGCGACATCCAGGTCGTCACCAACGTCATCGAGAGTGCAGACGGATCCGCCATAATCAAGATGGGAAAGACAGAAGTCATCGCGGGAGTCAAGATCATCCCCGGAACACCCTTCCCCGACACACCCAACATCGGAGTGCTCACCACAGGAGCCGAGCTCATCCCCATGGCACACCCCACCTTTGAATCCGGACCACCCGGAGAGGACGCCATCGAGCTCGCACGTGTCGTGGACCGCGGTATCCGTGAGTCCGGAATGGTCGACGTCGAGGCTCTGTGCATCGTTCCCGGAGAGGAGGTCTGGATGTGCTTCGTTGACATCTACGCCCTCGACTACGACGGTAACCTCTTCGATGCGGCCAACCTCGCAGCTGTATGTGCACTGAAGAGCGCAACCATCCCCGGAGAGCAGTACGGAAAGGGAGAGAACAAGCCCCTGCCCATCACATGCACTCCCATCTCCATCACGGAGGTCAAAATAGGTAATACTTTAATAGTAGACCCTAATTTCGACGAAGAGCAGATTTCGACCGCACGTCTGACGGTTACGACCGACGATGTCGGAAACTTCAGGGCCATGCAGAAAGGTGGCCGCGGTTCGATCACACTTGATGAACTCAGCCTCTGTCTCGACAGAGCTGTAGAGAAGGGTGCCGAGATCAGAAAAATCATCGGGTGA